In Streptomyces sp. NBC_00091, the following proteins share a genomic window:
- a CDS encoding DoxX family membrane protein, whose translation MTRASATTTKAPATAPAASATTPADTAAYDAGLLLLRVVLGLTVAAHGTQKLFGWFGGGGISGTGRFFTATGYPAGDTMAAVAGLTETLGGLGLALGLLTPLAGAAVAGTMINAMAVHGAGAFFAPKGMEYELLLATAAAALTLTGPGRHAVDRLLPVPALRTHRLAIGAPALALGVALAAVTLLVRD comes from the coding sequence ATGACCCGCGCCTCCGCCACCACGACGAAGGCCCCGGCCACCGCCCCGGCCGCCTCCGCCACCACCCCGGCCGACACCGCCGCCTACGACGCAGGCCTGCTCCTGCTGCGCGTCGTCCTCGGCCTCACCGTGGCCGCCCACGGAACCCAGAAGCTCTTCGGCTGGTTCGGCGGCGGTGGGATCAGCGGCACCGGCCGGTTCTTCACCGCCACCGGCTACCCGGCGGGCGACACCATGGCCGCCGTCGCCGGCCTCACCGAGACCCTCGGCGGCCTCGGTCTCGCCCTCGGCCTGCTCACCCCGCTCGCCGGGGCGGCCGTCGCCGGCACGATGATCAACGCCATGGCCGTCCACGGCGCCGGGGCCTTCTTCGCCCCCAAGGGCATGGAGTACGAACTCCTGCTCGCCACGGCCGCCGCCGCCCTCACCCTCACCGGCCCCGGCCGCCACGCCGTCGACCGCCTCCTGCCCGTCCCCGCCCTGCGCACGCACCGCCTGGCCATCGGCGCCCCGGCCCTCGCCCTCGGCGTGGCCCTCGCCGCCGTCACCCTCCTCGTCCGCGACTAG
- a CDS encoding MarR family winged helix-turn-helix transcriptional regulator, producing the protein MDGTRWLDEREMRAWRGFLAASALVNRRLDQQLKDDSGLSHPQYEILVRLAAAPGRELRMTELANGLINSKSGLTYQITQMEKAGLVRRRSCPSDVRGIFAVLTDAGHARLEEAAPGHVTTVREVLVDVLTPEQLDALADGLGEVSRRLREQGA; encoded by the coding sequence ATGGACGGGACGAGATGGCTCGACGAGCGCGAGATGCGGGCCTGGAGGGGCTTCCTGGCCGCCTCCGCACTGGTGAACCGGCGTCTCGACCAGCAGCTCAAGGATGATTCCGGACTCTCCCACCCGCAATACGAGATCCTCGTACGGCTCGCCGCGGCGCCCGGCCGGGAGCTGCGCATGACGGAACTCGCCAACGGGCTGATCAACTCCAAGAGCGGCCTGACCTACCAGATCACCCAGATGGAGAAGGCCGGCCTGGTCCGCCGCCGCAGCTGCCCCTCCGACGTGCGCGGGATCTTCGCCGTCCTCACCGACGCCGGCCACGCCCGGCTGGAGGAGGCCGCCCCCGGCCATGTGACAACCGTCCGGGAGGTCCTCGTCGACGTGCTCACGCCCGAGCAGCTGGACGCGCTCGCCGACGGCCTGGGAGAGGTCAGCCGCCGGCTGCGCGAACAGGGCGCCTGA
- a CDS encoding MarR family winged helix-turn-helix transcriptional regulator, whose amino-acid sequence MNPSTDSTTDQAPADPAVTDDLLATQPIGYWSGLAQEAVARHLRDAMARIDVTQPQYWVLNRVNGRPGAPGREEVVTQLTPLADGPHEIARVVDQLLHRGWLRTDDQRRLHLTGEGEAARLRLRALVTELRAVVHQGIDDEEYVAALKVLRRMIANVEGAAGPRGGRGAQAD is encoded by the coding sequence ATGAACCCGTCGACCGACAGCACCACCGACCAGGCGCCCGCCGATCCGGCCGTCACCGACGACCTGCTGGCCACCCAGCCCATCGGCTACTGGAGCGGCCTGGCCCAGGAGGCCGTCGCCCGGCACCTGCGCGACGCCATGGCCCGGATCGACGTCACGCAGCCGCAGTACTGGGTGCTCAACCGGGTGAACGGCAGGCCGGGCGCTCCGGGCCGCGAGGAAGTGGTCACCCAGCTGACCCCCCTCGCGGACGGGCCGCACGAGATCGCCCGGGTCGTCGACCAGCTGCTCCACCGCGGCTGGCTCCGGACCGACGACCAGCGGCGCCTGCACCTCACCGGCGAGGGGGAGGCGGCCCGGCTCCGGCTGCGCGCGCTGGTGACCGAGCTGCGCGCCGTCGTCCACCAGGGCATCGACGACGAGGAGTACGTGGCCGCGCTCAAGGTGCTGCGCAGGATGATCGCCAATGTCGAGGGCGCCGCGGGACCTCGGGGAGGCCGTGGCGCGCAGGCGGATTGA